One Hydrogenispora ethanolica genomic region harbors:
- a CDS encoding trans-sulfuration enzyme family protein, whose protein sequence is MKIETVLAHAGLCTDAPTGAVSTPIYQTATFRHPALGVSTGYDYSRSVNPTRQALEQVLAELERGDRGFAFASGMAALTAVLMAFSAGDHIVVSDDLYGGTYRLLERNFKPFGIAASYADATALEALERAVQPGRTKALLIETPTNPLMKVTDLERVIALGHGLGLAVIVDNTFMTPYLQRPLELGADLAVHSGTKFLSGHNDLLSGIVVARTPEWSERIRFVQNSTGAVLGPQDSWLMLRGLKTLALRLERQQANAAGIARWLAAHPAVGRVLYPGLPDHPGHAILARQASGFGAMLSFTVKDPAQVERLINRVRVITFAESLGGVESLITYPVRQTHADIPAEVRERIGVTDDLLRLSVGIEALEDLIADLEQAMQ, encoded by the coding sequence ATGAAGATCGAAACCGTTCTGGCCCATGCGGGCCTCTGTACCGACGCGCCGACGGGGGCGGTGAGCACCCCGATCTACCAGACCGCCACCTTTCGCCATCCGGCGTTGGGCGTGAGCACGGGGTATGATTATTCCCGCTCGGTCAACCCGACCCGCCAGGCGCTGGAACAGGTCCTGGCCGAACTGGAACGGGGCGACCGCGGCTTCGCCTTCGCCTCGGGGATGGCGGCGCTCACCGCGGTGCTGATGGCCTTCTCCGCCGGCGACCATATCGTGGTCTCGGACGACCTTTACGGCGGAACCTACCGGCTGCTGGAGCGGAACTTCAAGCCGTTCGGGATCGCCGCCAGTTACGCCGATGCCACCGCCTTGGAGGCGCTCGAACGGGCGGTGCAGCCCGGCCGGACCAAGGCGCTGCTGATCGAGACGCCCACCAATCCGCTGATGAAAGTGACCGACCTGGAGCGGGTCATCGCCCTGGGCCACGGGTTGGGGCTGGCGGTGATCGTCGACAATACCTTTATGACTCCCTACCTCCAACGCCCGTTGGAGCTGGGGGCCGATTTGGCGGTCCATAGCGGCACCAAGTTTTTGAGCGGCCACAACGATCTGCTCTCGGGGATCGTGGTCGCCCGGACCCCGGAGTGGAGCGAGCGGATCCGCTTCGTTCAGAATTCCACCGGCGCGGTCCTGGGGCCGCAGGACAGCTGGCTGATGCTGCGCGGCCTTAAGACGCTGGCCCTCCGGCTGGAACGGCAGCAGGCCAACGCCGCCGGAATCGCCCGCTGGCTCGCGGCGCACCCGGCCGTGGGGCGGGTGCTCTACCCGGGCTTGCCGGACCATCCCGGCCACGCGATCCTGGCCCGCCAGGCCTCGGGCTTCGGAGCGATGCTCTCCTTCACCGTGAAGGATCCGGCCCAGGTGGAACGGCTCATCAACCGGGTCCGGGTGATCACCTTCGCCGAGAGCCTGGGCGGGGTCGAGAGCCTGATCACTTACCCGGTCCGGCAGACTCACGCCGACATTCCGGCGGAAGTCCGGGAGCGGATCGGAGTGACCGACGACCTGCTGCGGCTGTCGGTGGGGATCGAAGCCCTGGAAGACCTCATCGCCGATCTGGAACAGGCCATGCAATGA
- a CDS encoding trans-sulfuration enzyme family protein produces the protein MKYATRILHNGNELDPRTGALSIPIYQASTFHQPDVEHPGAYDYSRSGNPTREALENTLAALENGTHAYAFASGMAATASALSILEQGDHIVATEDIYGGSYRVLNRFFNKFGLETSFVDMTRLENIEAAIRPNTKALFLETPSNPLLKITDIRGAVAIAKAHGLLTLLDNTFMSPYFQRPLDLGVDIVVHSATKFLGGHSDVIGGAAITRSPELAKRIYFVQNGFGAILGPQDSWLLLRGIKTLRARMELQQQAALFIAEWLRRQNWVTAVYYPGLPDHPGQAIHRGQASGHGAVLSFKTDAAARALAIMKQVKLWSVAVSLGGVESILSYPVKMSHASLPASERERLGITADLIRLSVGLEDPEDLVADLEAGIR, from the coding sequence ATGAAATATGCCACCCGAATCCTGCATAACGGGAATGAACTGGACCCGCGCACCGGCGCCCTGAGCATCCCGATCTATCAAGCCTCCACCTTCCACCAGCCCGATGTGGAGCATCCCGGCGCTTACGACTATTCCCGCTCCGGGAATCCGACCCGGGAGGCGCTGGAGAACACCCTGGCGGCACTGGAGAACGGGACCCACGCCTATGCCTTCGCCTCGGGGATGGCCGCCACCGCCTCGGCCCTTTCCATTCTGGAGCAGGGCGACCATATTGTGGCCACCGAGGATATCTACGGCGGCTCCTACCGCGTCCTGAACCGGTTCTTCAATAAATTCGGGCTGGAGACCAGCTTCGTCGACATGACCCGGCTGGAGAACATCGAGGCGGCCATCCGTCCCAACACCAAGGCGCTCTTTTTGGAGACGCCCTCCAACCCGCTGCTGAAGATCACCGACATCCGCGGGGCGGTGGCCATCGCCAAGGCCCACGGGCTGCTGACCCTGCTCGACAACACTTTCATGTCCCCTTATTTCCAGCGGCCGCTCGATCTGGGGGTCGACATCGTCGTCCACAGCGCCACCAAGTTTCTGGGCGGCCATAGCGACGTCATCGGCGGCGCGGCCATTACCCGCTCACCGGAGCTGGCCAAGCGGATCTATTTCGTCCAGAACGGTTTCGGGGCCATCCTGGGGCCGCAGGACTCCTGGCTGCTATTGCGGGGGATCAAGACCCTGCGCGCCCGGATGGAGTTGCAGCAGCAAGCGGCGCTGTTCATCGCCGAATGGCTGAGGCGGCAGAACTGGGTGACCGCAGTCTATTATCCCGGCCTGCCCGACCACCCCGGCCAGGCGATCCACCGGGGCCAAGCCTCGGGCCACGGCGCGGTGCTCTCCTTCAAGACCGATGCCGCCGCGCGGGCCTTGGCCATCATGAAGCAGGTCAAGCTGTGGTCGGTCGCGGTCAGTCTCGGCGGCGTCGAGTCGATCCTCTCCTATCCGGTCAAGATGTCCCATGCGTCGCTCCCCGCTTCGGAGCGGGAACGCCTGGGGATCACCGCCGACCTGATCCGCCTGTCGGTCGGCCTGGAAGATCCGGAGGATCTGGTCGCCGACCTGGAGGCCGGGATTCGGTAA
- a CDS encoding methionine ABC transporter ATP-binding protein, whose translation MIEFQQVTKVYRQKGAEVVALRDVNLTVARGEIFGIIGLSGAGKSTLLRSINRLEVPQSGRVLVDGSDITGLSGPALRQARRKIGMIFQHFNLLASRTVRGNIAFPLEIAKVAPAAIERRVRELAQLVGLADKLDAYPAQLSGGQKQRVGIARALANQPEILLCDEATSALDPQTTQSILELLRDVNRRFGLTIVLITHQIEVIKAICDSVAMMEDGRVVEHGPVVEVFAQPRTATAHRFIESALHGEVPAGLRLAEPGRMAAGAGRRVRISFLGEVARQPIIAALIRRFDLNVNILYANLDFIKDTPFGSLIVELTGAEDSIEKSLQYLADQGLRIEVIADVEPAALEPAR comes from the coding sequence ATTATCGAGTTTCAGCAAGTTACCAAGGTCTACCGGCAAAAGGGCGCCGAAGTAGTGGCCCTGCGCGACGTCAACCTGACCGTCGCCCGGGGCGAGATCTTCGGCATCATCGGGCTGAGCGGCGCGGGCAAGAGCACGCTGCTCCGGAGCATCAACCGGCTGGAGGTGCCGCAGTCCGGACGGGTGCTGGTGGACGGTTCGGACATCACCGGCCTGAGCGGCCCGGCCTTGCGCCAGGCCCGCCGCAAGATCGGGATGATCTTTCAACACTTCAATCTGCTGGCTTCGCGCACGGTCCGGGGGAATATCGCCTTTCCGCTGGAGATCGCCAAAGTGGCGCCGGCCGCGATCGAGCGGCGGGTCCGGGAGCTGGCCCAGCTGGTCGGACTCGCCGACAAACTGGACGCCTACCCGGCCCAGCTCAGCGGCGGCCAGAAGCAGCGGGTGGGCATCGCCCGGGCCCTGGCCAACCAGCCCGAGATCCTGCTTTGCGACGAAGCCACCTCGGCGCTGGATCCTCAGACCACCCAGTCCATTCTGGAACTGCTGCGGGATGTCAACCGGCGTTTCGGGCTGACCATCGTGCTGATCACCCACCAGATCGAGGTGATCAAGGCGATCTGCGATTCGGTGGCGATGATGGAGGACGGCCGGGTGGTCGAACACGGCCCGGTGGTGGAGGTCTTCGCCCAGCCACGCACCGCCACGGCCCATCGTTTCATCGAGAGCGCGCTGCATGGCGAGGTGCCGGCCGGGCTGCGGCTGGCGGAACCGGGCCGCATGGCGGCGGGAGCCGGCCGGCGGGTCCGCATCTCCTTCCTGGGCGAGGTGGCCCGCCAGCCGATCATCGCCGCGCTGATCCGCCGCTTTGACCTGAATGTCAATATTTTGTACGCCAACCTGGACTTCATCAAGGACACGCCCTTCGGTTCCTTGATCGTCGAGTTGACCGGGGCTGAGGACAGCATCGAAAAATCGCTGCAGTACCTCGCAGACCAGGGATTAAGAATTGAGGTGATCGCGGATGTTGAACCCGCAGCTTTGGAACCTGCTCGTTAA
- a CDS encoding methionine ABC transporter permease: MNPQLWNLLVNALGETLYMVGVSLALSAVFGIPLGVLLVITGPGHIRPNRAIHGTLAALINIGRSLPFIILLVAIIPFTRLLVGTSIGTNGAIVPLTVSAIPFLARLVESALLEVDRGVIEAAQAMGATTGQIIGKVLLAEAKSGLLLGLTITAVSLVGYSAMAGAVGGGGLGDLAIRFGYQRFQPEVMLATVIVLVILVQGVQSLGDWGARRLKRR, encoded by the coding sequence TTGAACCCGCAGCTTTGGAACCTGCTCGTTAATGCTTTGGGAGAGACCCTCTACATGGTGGGCGTTTCCCTGGCCCTGTCGGCCGTCTTCGGCATCCCCCTCGGCGTACTGCTGGTCATCACCGGCCCGGGCCATATCCGGCCCAACCGGGCGATCCACGGCACGCTGGCCGCGTTGATCAATATCGGCCGCTCGCTGCCCTTCATCATCCTGCTGGTGGCGATCATTCCCTTCACCCGGCTGCTGGTCGGCACCTCCATCGGCACTAACGGGGCGATCGTCCCGTTGACGGTGAGCGCCATTCCTTTCCTGGCCCGGCTGGTGGAGTCGGCCCTGCTGGAAGTGGACCGGGGCGTGATCGAGGCCGCCCAAGCCATGGGCGCCACCACCGGCCAGATCATCGGCAAGGTGCTGCTGGCCGAGGCCAAGTCCGGGCTGCTCCTGGGGCTGACGATCACCGCCGTCAGCCTGGTGGGCTACTCGGCCATGGCCGGAGCGGTCGGCGGCGGCGGCCTGGGCGATCTGGCGATCCGTTTCGGTTATCAGCGCTTTCAGCCCGAGGTGATGCTGGCCACGGTCATCGTCCTCGTCATCCTGGTCCAGGGGGTCCAGTCCCTCGGCGACTGGGGGGCGCGCCGCTTGAAACGGCGCTAG
- a CDS encoding MetQ/NlpA family ABC transporter substrate-binding protein, protein MSKKLVSLILAALAAVVLSGSLALVSAATVLKVGASPTPHTQILEQIKPLLAKDGITLQVIEFQDYVQPNIALAEGELDANFFQHVPYLNQFCKDRNLDLTSIAKVHVEPLGVYSSKLKSLRQLKEKAIVAIPNDPTNGGRALLLLQRAKLIQLRKDAGLAATELDIAKNPKQLQIKPLEAAQLARSLADVDIAVINTNYALAAKLVPTKDALFIEDKNSPYANILAVRTKDKNNPALQKLAKALNSKIVRDYIVKTYQGSIVPAF, encoded by the coding sequence ATGTCCAAAAAATTAGTGAGCCTCATTTTGGCGGCCCTGGCCGCAGTCGTTCTCTCCGGAAGCCTGGCGCTGGTGAGCGCGGCGACCGTGTTAAAGGTGGGCGCCTCGCCGACGCCACATACCCAGATCCTGGAGCAGATCAAGCCGCTCCTGGCCAAAGACGGGATCACCCTGCAGGTCATCGAGTTCCAGGACTATGTCCAGCCCAATATCGCCCTGGCCGAAGGGGAGCTGGACGCCAACTTTTTTCAGCACGTCCCGTACCTGAACCAGTTCTGCAAGGACCGCAATCTCGACCTGACCTCCATCGCCAAGGTCCACGTCGAGCCGCTCGGGGTCTATTCCAGCAAGCTCAAGTCCCTCCGCCAGCTCAAGGAGAAAGCCATCGTCGCCATACCCAACGATCCGACCAACGGCGGCCGCGCTTTGTTGCTGCTGCAACGGGCCAAACTGATCCAGCTGCGCAAGGACGCCGGCCTGGCAGCCACCGAGCTGGATATCGCGAAGAATCCCAAGCAATTGCAGATCAAGCCGCTGGAGGCCGCGCAGCTGGCCCGGTCGCTGGCGGATGTGGACATCGCGGTCATCAACACCAACTACGCCCTCGCCGCCAAGCTGGTCCCGACCAAGGACGCCCTGTTCATCGAGGATAAAAATTCGCCCTACGCCAACATCCTGGCGGTCCGGACCAAGGACAAAAATAATCCGGCCCTGCAAAAGCTGGCCAAGGCCTTAAACAGCAAGATCGTCAGGGACTACATCGTCAAAACCTATCAGGGCAGCATTGTGCCGGCGTTTTAG
- a CDS encoding LacI family DNA-binding transcriptional regulator, with the protein MTITIKDLAEMARVSTGTVSRVINGGPGVGEETRKRILKLIKELDYQPNASAHGLAAKRSGNIGVIIPHTGGYSMATAYWPGLLTAITERAAAQNYNVLLSTARSEEDVASAYQSILKGRRIDGLIIGAEQFGDKQLAELLLKDFPFVMVGKSVSISHYYVDVDNAGGARRMTEHLIGLGHRRIAMLAGPEHYPSVIARVGGFRQAMAAAGLDPGLVYHCPYWTLRAGEISREIIRSGIGVTAIFAAAGDLVTGVLQAAREEGLRLPEDLGVATFDDHPLYNYFAPAISAVRQPIAALGEAAAVQLFRLMHGEIPEEKGIVLPTELVIRASCGRPGLKTEAGRVAPETTS; encoded by the coding sequence ATGACCATAACCATTAAAGACCTGGCGGAGATGGCCCGGGTCTCCACCGGCACCGTTTCGCGGGTGATCAACGGCGGTCCCGGCGTGGGGGAAGAGACCCGCAAACGGATCTTAAAACTCATCAAAGAGCTGGACTACCAGCCCAATGCCTCGGCCCACGGCCTGGCGGCCAAACGCTCGGGCAATATCGGGGTGATCATCCCGCATACCGGCGGTTATTCCATGGCCACCGCCTATTGGCCGGGCCTGTTGACGGCGATCACCGAACGGGCGGCCGCTCAAAACTATAATGTGCTGCTCTCCACCGCCCGGTCCGAGGAGGACGTGGCTTCAGCCTATCAGTCGATCCTGAAGGGCCGGCGCATCGACGGGCTGATCATCGGCGCGGAGCAGTTCGGCGACAAGCAACTGGCCGAGCTCCTGCTGAAGGATTTCCCCTTCGTGATGGTGGGCAAGAGCGTTAGCATCTCCCATTACTATGTGGATGTGGACAACGCCGGCGGGGCGCGGCGCATGACCGAGCATTTGATCGGCTTGGGCCACCGCCGCATCGCCATGCTGGCGGGGCCGGAGCATTACCCCAGCGTCATCGCGCGGGTGGGCGGTTTTCGACAGGCCATGGCGGCCGCCGGGCTCGACCCGGGGCTGGTTTACCACTGCCCGTACTGGACCTTGCGGGCCGGCGAGATCAGCCGGGAGATCATCCGCTCGGGGATAGGGGTCACGGCGATTTTTGCCGCTGCCGGCGACTTGGTCACCGGGGTGTTACAGGCGGCCCGGGAAGAAGGGCTGCGCTTGCCGGAGGACCTGGGCGTGGCGACTTTTGACGATCACCCGCTCTACAATTATTTCGCGCCGGCTATCAGCGCGGTCCGCCAGCCCATCGCGGCGCTGGGCGAGGCGGCCGCCGTTCAATTGTTCCGGCTGATGCACGGGGAGATTCCCGAGGAGAAGGGGATCGTCCTCCCGACCGAATTAGTGATCCGGGCCTCCTGCGGCCGGCCGGGCTTGAAAACGGAAGCCGGGCGGGTCGCGCCGGAAACCACCTCTTGA